In the genome of Candidatus Campbellbacteria bacterium, one region contains:
- a CDS encoding dockerin type I domain-containing protein, translated as MKRFFFIFLLCGTIFTAVFVRADEYTSPSYRVLDPVMFSSGYGTSTSFGLWGSVSQPAIATSTSALYEVRSGFLYFPFVTTPVLTASLVGTSTAVVTWTPAQAYLGWSVGSYTHGIGTNSSGPYSYTPVGTDLVATSTGLTLGTTYYFVTVVNDAFGNAIGTSSPASLAIPGSPPEPGDDDDGGTSGTVQTATSGTLSIGGFAHPDGTVFVLRDGVRVGEIPVANNGTFLITLSDIPFGSYNMTLYGVDNEGVKSGVLSFPVVFYTRRLLVSLQGIFLPPTISFEKTDDTSTVRVVGSTLPNSVVVVTITRGGAGAETRTATASNTGFYEFFFSKEFLTQVQTTLRSLAAVGDMRSPFGVALKFVDEYGPRVLRGDFNNNGRVNLTDFSILAYWHDRENVPARFDLNSDGEITLADFSILTFFWTG; from the coding sequence GTGAAAAGGTTTTTCTTCATTTTTCTTTTGTGTGGAACGATATTTACAGCAGTTTTTGTGCGTGCAGATGAGTACACATCACCAAGCTATCGTGTTCTTGATCCGGTGATGTTCTCAAGCGGGTATGGTACATCAACGAGCTTTGGATTGTGGGGAAGTGTGTCGCAACCCGCAATTGCAACAAGTACATCTGCTCTCTACGAGGTTCGCTCTGGATTTTTATATTTTCCTTTCGTTACAACTCCGGTTTTAACGGCGTCATTGGTGGGAACTTCCACAGCTGTGGTGACATGGACTCCTGCGCAGGCATACCTCGGGTGGAGTGTGGGGAGTTATACGCACGGTATTGGCACAAACTCTTCTGGGCCGTACTCATACACACCTGTTGGAACAGACCTTGTGGCAACTTCAACAGGACTTACACTTGGCACCACGTACTACTTTGTAACGGTGGTGAACGACGCATTTGGAAATGCAATCGGCACGTCGTCGCCAGCAAGTCTTGCAATACCAGGGAGTCCGCCTGAGCCTGGTGACGATGATGATGGTGGGACAAGTGGCACCGTGCAAACTGCAACATCAGGAACCCTTTCTATTGGTGGGTTTGCACATCCAGACGGAACAGTGTTTGTTCTCCGTGATGGCGTACGAGTTGGAGAGATACCTGTTGCTAACAACGGAACATTTCTCATCACATTGAGCGATATACCGTTTGGCTCATACAACATGACACTCTACGGAGTTGATAATGAGGGGGTAAAATCAGGAGTGCTTTCATTTCCAGTTGTTTTTTATACACGGCGGTTACTCGTGTCATTACAGGGAATTTTTCTTCCTCCCACTATTTCATTTGAAAAAACTGACGATACGTCCACGGTGCGCGTTGTTGGTTCAACACTTCCAAACTCAGTGGTTGTGGTGACCATTACTCGAGGTGGTGCAGGGGCAGAGACACGCACCGCAACTGCTTCAAACACAGGATTCTATGAATTCTTTTTCTCAAAGGAATTTCTTACACAAGTGCAAACAACATTACGCTCACTCGCGGCGGTAGGGGATATGCGAAGTCCATTTGGTGTTGCGCTAAAATTTGTTGATGAGTACGGACCACGTGTACTCCGAGGTGATTTTAATAACAATGGTCGTGTCAATCTGACCGATTTTTCAATACTTGCGTACTGGCATGACAGAGAAAATGTGCCAGCACGGTTTGATTTAAATAGTGACGGAGAAATTACACTTGCGGACTTTAGTATTCTCACATTCTTCTGGACAGGATAA
- a CDS encoding class A beta-lactamase-related serine hydrolase, whose protein sequence is MKKTNISLMYLGGVLLFVLGFFVGNISKTIPNRELSDFSSELRLGGKLTNPLLECEIAVSTITSRKEDFTPELEDFVEELKESTNISDIAVYFRDLNNGPVIGVNQQELYAPASLLKVPVMIAYLKWSEDEPDVLEERILYETPMDLGFTQEFAPLVPLEIGKTYSAKDLIENMVRYSDNQALLLLYNRLPSKYQEDLFRLVGIDVSLITDPKAVLSVRRYSIFFRILFNASFLSRTHSEYALKLLTETTFTGGIRAGVPEEITVAHKFGERKITNDIQQFHDCGVVYFPDHPYMLCIMTRGENPQELISAIKDISTFVYKEIERQYGQD, encoded by the coding sequence GTGAAAAAAACAAATATTAGCCTCATGTACCTTGGTGGAGTACTTCTATTTGTGCTTGGTTTTTTTGTGGGTAACATTTCAAAAACTATTCCAAATAGAGAATTAAGCGATTTCTCCTCAGAACTTCGTTTGGGAGGAAAACTTACAAACCCACTTCTTGAGTGTGAGATTGCTGTGTCCACAATCACTTCTCGTAAAGAGGACTTTACTCCAGAGCTGGAAGATTTTGTTGAAGAATTAAAGGAATCAACAAATATCTCCGATATCGCTGTATACTTCCGCGATTTAAACAACGGCCCTGTGATTGGTGTAAATCAACAGGAGCTCTATGCTCCAGCAAGTCTTCTTAAGGTTCCTGTCATGATTGCATATCTTAAGTGGTCTGAAGATGAACCAGATGTACTTGAAGAAAGGATTCTGTATGAGACACCTATGGACTTAGGATTTACTCAAGAATTTGCTCCGCTTGTCCCTCTTGAAATTGGAAAAACGTACTCAGCGAAAGATCTCATTGAGAATATGGTTAGATATTCTGATAACCAAGCCCTCCTCCTTCTCTATAATCGTCTACCAAGCAAATATCAGGAAGATCTCTTTCGATTGGTTGGTATTGATGTCAGTCTTATTACAGATCCAAAAGCAGTACTTTCAGTGAGACGTTATAGTATTTTTTTTCGCATTCTTTTTAATGCATCTTTTTTGTCTCGGACGCACTCTGAGTACGCCCTAAAATTACTCACCGAAACCACGTTTACAGGCGGAATTCGTGCAGGAGTTCCAGAGGAGATCACCGTTGCCCATAAATTTGGGGAGCGAAAAATTACTAATGATATCCAACAATTCCATGATTGTGGCGTTGTCTACTTCCCAGATCACCCTTACATGCTCTGCATTATGACTCGTGGAGAAAATCCACAAGAACTTATTTCTGCAATTAAAGACATCTCCACATTTGTTTATAAAGAGATAGAAAGACAGTATGGCCAAGACTAA